GATCTCGCAACTCTTAATAAAGCTAATTCCTGCTAATTCGCTATACACTAAATCTTAATAAACTTgcttcattattttctcgataaatattttatttataacaGTTTGTTAAATTGACAGGGTCCTTGCTAAGTTTCTATATACAACATAAACATACTATACGAAATAACATTTTTCTCAAGGTATGTAGAGTATAAATGCTCCAACGTGGCACAATTTCATTTCGTTTAGTTTACTAAAAACCCATATTCGCGTCGCACTCACACAGAATCTAGAGTTTAGTACATTTTACCGGCTCAACAATTAACCATTCAAATTGTATTTCAAGTATGAGTAACAATcgaataaaatattgtatTCTTGCTTTCCTataaaagtattttgatAATCGTAAAGCTGGGAATACCATTTGCCTGTACTTTGGCAGTTATGGTGCTGCCATGTTGCTCCTTTTATAGTTATATCCTGTAtgttaaaaacttttatggAACTATCGTACTTCTGTTTAACAGCATCATAAGCCTTAAATGCTAAATTTCGATTATTAACTGGTATTCCTGAACAATCACGTATACCGTTTTTGAAGTCTTGGACCATGAAATCGTCGCCTGAGCGTCTATCAAACGCACCTAATTGCATCAGCTGAGTCATGTTCATATTATGTCTTGAACTGTCATCGAATTCAATACTCATAGTAGTCAACGCAAAGAGAGATACTGAACATATTGGCACATCATCTAAATTGCCATTTCATAATGAAAAGCAACCCTTCTGACATTcgtttatttaaagaaacacTCGTCAATCAAACGTGTGTAATCACCATCATTAACTTCGACTgtattaaataatacaagTCTACCCAAACTCAGTTATCGTTCCGTTAGTCACATTACTATATGcattaaaacaatcaaCTACTGCCTATCTGAACTCAGACGAATTGGTATTATAAGCATCAATAGTTAGGACACACATTATGAGTAATAAAACTAGAGTAATCATTGCTATATCGAAGAGTATAACTTATTTGGGTTGAAAACTATCACTAGACGTAAAATCTAATATACTAAACGAGTTacgaggttcagttgtagttctttatttatcatCTTTTCTAATGATTGCTATCATCGGGTATTCTATGTAAGTAGACAAATTTGTAATACATTTACGTTATTCATTTCCTTTCCTTGAAGGTGTTGTAATATTCAATAGATCCCTTGAAAATTACATCAGCTCTATAAAGGTTGGCTCATTGCTAAAACTCAAGTGTTGCTCAAATGGTTTAATAATGtcagctacgcagttttGGTATCTGTTTAACGATACGTATAAGTACGATGTGTTTTCCTTCTGACCTAGTATATTACAGTACACAGGTAATATAAGTAGCACCTTCTATagatatttattaaactgttacctatcactgTAATAGCTTATTACagaactgaggaacgaggttaGTTCTTCTCAATTTATGGCATTtagaattatttttattattacgTTTGATTAGTTTTGTTCACAACTAGCAATATGTCTAAATAACTTATCGTGTAAAGTTGATAGAGCAAATAGAACACGTAGCTCAGAAAACACAATTCCTCTAATTTAATCCTCCCAAGTCCACGACATACCCACTACAGGTTGGTCTCTCGACTGATGGATAGAGAGTCTATCAATCTTGTATTCTTAGCGGTGAACCACCACCATCCAAAAAACTAGTGAACTACTTATATCTTAGTAATGAGTCGAGTAACAAACTTTTTACGATAATGATACTATGAAGAAGCATCTACCAGTTGTGCATATGTCAAAATAGCgttataattttataacATCACACAAATATATTAATCGAATAGTCCTAAGTCACACCGTAGTTGACAAAGCGGCGTTGCTAGTTCCATAAGTAATATTTGTACGAGCATATACGATTAATTGATTCGTAAAATATGATCTTTTTATGCTAATACTATTATTCATTACTGTCTACCATATTTTGTAGTTCatcattattttatttatacaaTTACTagctttgatttttgaattgttATTTGGTTATTGATAGCAATTGATATTAAACGCTTAttctttaatattattGCACATACATCGTATTTACTGAATATGCCGGATAAAAACAACAGACTTGTGTCCCCGTGATCTAATAAGTTTAGTTATGTGCATCTTAAATACCGGCACAATTATGATGTGGAAAGCagtaaaaaacatttcCATATCAGTATTCGTACTTATTGCTGAAGAAGACATATAATTCTGATTTATTTCTGCAGATACATGTATTCATGAAACCTAATGTAAAATAACAATCATCTCCGGCGCAATCGTCAATGCACTAAGAAGAATTCATAATCTATGTCGCTAGTCCCACGCTTGCTTAGTTCAACAGATCGCATCAAGTTCTGCTTGACAAAGTGATTGTATGGTATTCCGTTAAGTAAATTGCAAGCAGGTAAAGATGTCAATCCGGAAAAAGATCGAAAACTAACATGACCAGTAATATTGTTACGTCGTTCACAATCAATAAGTGCTCTAAATTTTACTTCAATGAGATTCCTAATTGTCAAAGGCATCAATCAATACGGTAGTATTGCGTACTGTTTTGGAATAATTCATAAGTGACAAATGTAGTTCTAATCTCAAAACAATAGAGAAGTATGAAGAAAGGTTGAATTGCAGTATTTGATTCCTAGTATCGTACTGAGTTGGAAGTTGTTGGTACGAGTAGTACTAGCAATAAATCACAGTGATATAATACGTTGTAGAAGTAGAGCATTACAATTCTACAGATAATATGAGAGTATAGTATACGAAATAAtcaaattgtaaatatatGTGATGATAAAATATTGAGTTCTACTGATCTTTTCTAATAGTCGCTTTCAATGggtatttttgaaatagaCATGTAGCCTTCCGCAATTATTGGCGAAGAAATCTTGGTATTTTAGGTATGGCATATGGTGATGCACAACGAGTATATCAAGGTGTAGTGTAGTGTAGTGTAGTAATATTGCTGACGTTTACTATTGTTAGCTGATACTAATAAAACAACATTACTGATAATATAGTGTGCGTGTTATTACTTTAGTATTATCGTTTTGAATGTTTGTCAACTTTCAATGATGTAGGAACAGAAAAGCGGTagctaaaaataatatcgATAGTGTTCAGTTTCCAATGGAAACTTTTAAGCTGTACTTAGATAATGAAATGATATAAGAGCAAACAGATGtatagcttttttttttaggttttttgaaataaattaatgaagaaatattattgaaatttaaacaTAAATATACTAGCtactaataaaaaaccGACAAAATATATTGTTTCAAAGAGCAATAGTTAAACATGTAATCATTTTCAAGCTTAAAAATGGCGACATATAACCATGTTTATCGAATATGTATGTAATGTATGTAACGGTTTgcttctttcaattttttttgttatttttatgaCTGAATGTCAAATActttataaagaaattgttAATCATGATAGATTCAGTCCACCAGTAGTACACAAAGTCAGCTGCCGCTTCAGTTGGAAGGAATAACAATCAATATGTCGATTCTGTGAATCTTTCCTTAGTAGGATGACTGAATGCTTTACCGGAATTAAAGGGACtgaacattttttaactgcTGTATTAAATACTACTTTTACATATCGCTGTCAATCTTGCAACAGTTACGCTATACTATTAAGACAATGAAGTTAATGCTTCTCTTAATCCTTATaagttttcatttttcttcatttatcGTAGGTATTACCCTCTATGCTACATTTCCAATTTA
This region of Schizosaccharomyces pombe strain 972h- genome assembly, chromosome: II genomic DNA includes:
- a CDS encoding uncharacterized protein (Schizosaccharomyces pombe specific protein); translated protein: MSIEFDDSSRHNMNMTQLMQLGAFDRRSGDDFMVQDFKNGIRDCSGIPVNNRNLAFKAYDAVKQKYDSSIKVFNIQDITIKGATWQHHNCQSTGKWYSQLYDYQNTFIGKQEYNILFDCYSYLKYNLNG